A single region of the Melopsittacus undulatus isolate bMelUnd1 chromosome 10, bMelUnd1.mat.Z, whole genome shotgun sequence genome encodes:
- the CEP250 gene encoding centrosome-associated protein CEP250, translating into MAAEPGWEVRCEGVQWLRGSAGAQCRQEELVRQLQAKVLKYRTRCQELEQQLAAGGGSLPGRCEEDEQSLEKALLELEEEHQRRENLAEVNAFLREHLDKAYEVNSALKEDVGKLMADWMRAREELELKESEWRNERELYENYVRGEHNRLLRLWREVVTFRRHFLEMKTATDRDLTELKAEQMRLSGAILVNCSHLNPGIGLWESVTLGRPVLRDQAQQQAGQKINQKSEEVMCLQVKEDVEKKELQDRVVELSALLVLSQKENEEKEKTMKTLNSTVELLEASRLEKEYEASLTKSAEEENLSLQKLIKAITEVVLDDSDSVASIAFADSSQHIESNNILSTLSFTDAEHAFVLVQEAVARRRGATQALKEELSARQDAINDLLHQHREQEGKGRRLQQRIEQLEEECKTSSSHRQHLQSLVEALRSDCANLEKTREELQQQLEVTEQEASRLRQSNTELQLKEDTAQGEKVEQQQALERAHHDKELLLKDLAALEGKNSYLQSELLIARETLEELHLQRDLLKQEKHELSMALEKAEQSVAELTGAQNKLSAETADLRVATVKMSGINEALALDKVQLNQLVLQLEQENEALSVKADEMERAKISGQDKLSLCERANEELSTEKAHLEQLLKKAEEQEEGLRVELRTLAEEKAETQEKLSQVYHQQELARGELEQLRQESCHQEHALAKVSKEKELLVHEKAALEVRLAAVERDRQGLSEQLEEARSVKDTLESRLFEAQQHLSQLEISRSQLEMQLHTVTQAKEVIQGEVKCLEWELETERSLMRQEREDMTQQLLQTEQQYDNTLKLCQSDHEVEIKKLLQDLNITEKLQAELQEAQSKIKAVEKQHKEELKTIKEEANVLLQQRSALQKEVAELTSQLAASEESQQEVGRKAQQEVSEAQELSRQKVLEVVHLQKVLEEKRSRWEEVEDQNKELQVCLQSLEEERSRWEEVERHNTEFQASLKVLESEKARLTLSLEEKELSLKALEEKNSAQHNEVSQLLSALHQAQQLHSDHRREIKELNKQIESLQEVVLEKEAGLAAREKQLLQDLEESRAGERCLRDSVHVLEAEMSELQLRLCSTENRAKALAVECQQAKSAHCEAQSQLDKLHWVLHRMICDSRDLVTWSSEQGHIWDLTVSQARDLPAELTVDRVAAALQDLRQHLKQTQLDLSDSRKKIQDFELELSERQAERDRFSAHNQELQKQLAQSQEETQMAEHKKNSLQVVLQEEATALKEEAMSLRQEVASLERKLESAEEQKKDVMHERDRLQAVKEKLAGEIKLLQESVSASEARANTAIDMNHCLEQELQTTLSILKIKTEEVETQREKIQMLQKERSEIKALQETLTHMTAILSEREGEMKLYQEQMRMLENQEEVHKATLDQFIKDITQKTQKVAIQQEQIRELEKQQEMQRTEVRKMGKELQEREQEIRFQQEQIQELEKQQEMQRTEVRKGSKQLEERDLEIRSQKEQIQELEKQQEMQMADMRKVSKQLEERDLEIRSQQEQIQELEKQRELEKIAVSKVGIELQEREQEIRSQQEQIQELKKQQEMWRAEMRKVSKQLEERDLEIRSQQEQIQELEKQQEMQRIAVDKLSKELEKRDQEVKFQEGKIKMLEQHGACQVRNLLLDLDHMKGNLKEKNSELLSLTQQIQELEMHREEVKSLQASLEQLRAGLRDRENECDSQRDQLRLLQQYKEQQEGQLQELHGKVEKMALSLSKKDQELESQQNQMQEVEETMEMQLRTLRDQLDQTLETLKGKDRLIDIQKQQMRSYEEKTEEKLHVLHRDLEYTKAILKDKDVMIESQNEVIETFQKQEQDSEQKKKILQHLEVALKEKEQEILSLRKQCEACKEKEEKLEAEQTNLQATEVTLKEREKRIGVLEEAVSELQQQKEEAAMQAKAILQKLEHAESSLEAKDQEIMSLQERVQDLQEQKELESKQAKSVEQDLEEMSGMLNEKCLEFLKQTEQMSMLELQGENMKTALASWQKQVNLLEEVVRKRDEDNEALKQKLQHQEEELKTLQNLQLRLTESNEAVRHHREQEKVLEEVLSERERETKAHGEQNELKKEVRALQEDLQHVQQTLTKKDEEIKSQQDRVRNLEETLTGKEQELQRQSELLKQFTSVLQWKDEGDTLKKLIQKLQKWEEVEAEKKRVLQERDHSLQRQKELTQQLEDERKAKGKELERVIAILKQTESGEIEWKEKAQALTLALRKCELANGTLRKEIAILQTAVSERDTDRFHHQAVTEGEQQSWLSEKRLLSQRLERLQQQVARLEFEKTELKQLNAELRKTLEQVECERRRLRRFYRDGSLPSDKHKMPASKQEESHAHCSHQLTELQNQVSLLQTQLAQERKYKQDYIECCAKTSQELSDLHQELSYSLATVLREPKAAVLEAETRKLGQSLNLSLALVPVDHQSPGRQLLHSTARSGTSDDLS; encoded by the exons ATGGCGGCGGAGCCCGGGTGGGAGGTGCGGTGTGAGGGGGTTCAGTGGCTGCGGGGCTCGGCGGGGGCGCAGTGCCGGCAAGAGGAGCTGGTGCGGCAGCTGCAGGCCAAG GTACTCAAGTACCGGACTCGGTGTCAAGAAttggagcagcagctggcagcaggaggg GGATCCCTTCCAGGCAGGTGTGAAGAAGATGAGCAGAGCCTGGAGAAAGCCCTGCTTGAGTTGGAAGAGGAGCATCAAAg GCGTGAGAATCTGGCAGAAGTGAATGCTTTCCTGCGGGAGCACCTGGATAAAGCGTATGAGGTTAATTCAGCCCTCAAAGAAGATGTTGGAAAACTGATGGCAGATTGGATGAGGGCGCGGGAGGAGCTGGAATTGAAGGAGAGTGAATGGCGCAATGAACGTGAG CTTTATGAGAACTACGTAAGGGGCGAACATAACCGTCTGCTCAGGCTGTGGCGTGAGGTGGTGACCTTCCGCCGGCACTTCCTGGAGATGAAGACTGCCACTGACCG AGATCTTACAGAGCTGAAGGCAGAGCAGATGAGGCTTTCTGGAGCTATACTTGTAAACTGCTCCCATCTAAACCCTGGCATAGGGCTGTGGGAGTCCGTCACTCTGGGTAGACCTGTCCTGAGGGATCAGGCACAGCAGCAAGCAggacagaaaataaaccagaagaGCGAGGAAGTGATGTGCTTACAAGTTAAGGAGGACGTGGAGAAGAAGGAGCTTCAAGACAG GGTGGTGGAGCTCTCAGCCTTGCTTGTACTTTCTCAGAAGGAAAACGAGGAGAAGGAGAAGACCATGAAAACACTGAACAGCACTGTGGAGTTACTA GAAGCAAGTCGGTTAGAGAAAGAATATGAAGCTTCATTGACTAAAAGTGCTGAAGAAGAGAATCTTTCCCTCCAGAAGCTGATCAAAGCTATAACTGAG GTGGTGTTAGATGACAGTGACAGCGTGGCCAGCATTGCATTCGCTGACAGTTCGCAGCACATCGAGTCTAACAACATCCTCTCTACTCTGAGCTTCACTGATGCAGAGCATGCCTTTGTGTTGGTGCAGGAAGCAGTGGCAAGGAGGCGAGGGGCAACACAG GCCCTAAAAGAAGAGCTTTCTGCCAGGCAGGATGCTATCAATGACCTGCTGCACcagcacagagagcaggaagggaagggcaggagaCTACAGCAAAGGATTGAACAACTGGAGGAGGAATGCAAGACGTCCAGCAGCCACCGGCAGCACCTGCAGTCTCTGGTAGAAGCACTCAGAAG TGACTGTGCAAACCTAGAGAAAACCAGGGAAGAGTTACAGCAACAGCTTGAAGTAACAGAGCAAGAAGCCTCACGTCTGCGTCAGAGTAACACTGAACTGCAGCTGAAGGAGGATACAGCCCAGGGGGAAAaggtggagcagcagcaggctctggAGAGAGCACATCACGACAAGGAGCTCCT GCTGAAGGACTTAGCTGcacttgaaggaaaaaattcATACTTACAGAGTGAGTTGTTAATTGCAAGAGAGACACTGGAGGAATTGCACCTTCAGAGGGATCTGCTGAAGCAGGAGAAACATGAGCTTAGCATGGCACTGGAGAAG GCAGAGCAGTCAGTGGCAGAGTTGACAGGAGCTCAGAATAAGCTGAGTGCTGAAACAGCTGATCTGCGTGTTGCAACAGTGAAGATGAGTGGTATCAATGAAGCTCTTGCATTGGATAAAGTGCAGTTGAACCAACTTGTGCTGCAG CTGGAGCAAGAGAATGAAGCTCTGTCAGTGAAAGCGGATGAGATGGAGAGAGCAAAGATCTCTGGCCAGGATAAGCTGAGCTTGTGTGAAAGAGCAAATGAAGAGCTCAGCACAGAGAAAGCCCATCTGGAGCAGTtgctgaagaaagcagaggagcaAGAGGAGGGTCTGCGGGTAGAGCTGAGGACCCTGGCAGAGGAGAAGGCAGAAACCCAAGAGAAACTGAGTCAG GTTTACCACCAGCAAGAGTTGGCCAGAggtgagctggagcagctgcgCCAGGAGTCCTGTCACCAAGAGCACGCGCTGGCCAAAGTGTCCAAAGAGAAGGAATTGCTGGTACATGAGAAGGCTGCCCTAGAGGTGCGTCTGGCAGCTGTGGAGAGGGACAGACAAGGCCTTTcagagcagctggaagaggCCAG GTCAGTGAAGGACACCCTGGAATCCAGGCTGTTTGAGGCTCAGCAGCACTTGTCTCAGCTGGAAATTTCCAGGAGTCAGCTGGAAATGCAGCTACACACAGTCACACAGGCCAAGGAGGTGATCCAAG GGGAAGTGAAGTGCCTTGAATGGGAGCTGGAAACAGAGAGATCTCTGATGAGGCAGGAACGGGAAGACATGACACAACAGCTCCTGCAGACAGAGCAACAGTATGACAATACTCTCAAACTGTGTCAAAGTGATCATGAAGTGGAAATAAAGAAGCTCCTGCAAGACCTG AACATCACAGAAAAGctgcaagcagagctgcaggaagctcAGAGTAAGATCAAGGCAgtggagaagcagcacaaagAAGAACTTAAAACAATCAAAGAGGAAGCGAATGTCCTTCTTCAGCAGAGGAGTGCTCTACAGAAAGAG GTGGCGGAGCTGACATCTCagctggcagcctctgaagagTCCCAGCAAGAGGTTGGCCGCAAAGCTCAACAAGAAGTGAGTGAGGCACAGGAACTGTCAAGACAGAAGGTGCTGGAGGTTGTGCACCTGCAGAAGGTCCTGGAGGAGAAGAGGAGTCGatgggaggaggtagaagatCAGAACAAGGAGCTGCAGGTGTGTCTGCAGTCcttggaggaggaaaggagTCGATGGGAAGAAGTAGAGCGTCACAACACAGAATTTCAAGCCTCGCTGAAGGTCCTAGAGAGTGAAAAAGCCAG GCTGACCCTGTCTCTGGAAGAGAAGGAGCTGAGCCTCAAAGCGCTGGAAGAAAAGAACTCTGCCCAGCATAACGAGGTGtctcagctcctctctgctcttcACCAGGCCCAGCAGCTCCATTCAGACcacagaagggaaataaaagagcTCAACAAGCAG ATAGAGTCACTGCAGGAGGTAGTGCTGGAGAAGGAGGCTGGCCTGGCAGCTCGGGAGAAGCAACTGCTGCAGGATCTGGAGGAATCTCGAGCAGGCGAGCGGTGCTTGAGGGACTCTGTGCATGTGCTGGAGGCTGAGATGTCTGAACTGCAGCTGAGGCTTTGTAGCACAGAGAACAGAGCAAAGGCATTGGCTGTGGAGTGTCAGCAGGCTAAGAGTGCCCACTGTGAAGCCCAGTCCCAGCTGGACAAACTGCACTGGGTTCTGCACCGCAtgatctgtgacagcagagactTGGTCACCTGGAGTTCAG AACAGGGTCATATCTGGGATCTGACTGTTTCTCAGGCCAGAGAcctccctgcagagctcacAGTGGACAGAGTGGCAGCAGCCCTGCAAGACCTGCGCCAGCACCTGAAGCAGACTCAGCTTGATCTG AGTGATTCAAGGAAGAAGATCCAGGACTTTGAGCTGGAGCTGAGTGAGAGGCAAGCTGAGAGGGACCGTTTCAGTGCCCACAATcaagagctgcagaaacagtTGGCTCAAAGTCAGGAAG AGACACAGATGGCAGAACACAAGAAGAACTCTCTGCAAGTTGTCCTGCAGGAAGAGGCCACTGCTTTAAAGGAGGAGGCTATGAGTCTACGTCAAGAGGTGGCATCTTTGGAAAGGAAACTTGAGAGCGCTGAGGAGCAAAAAAAAGATGTCATG CACGAACGGGACAGACTGCAGGCAGTTAAAGAGAAACTAGCAGGTGAGATAAAACTTCTTCAGGAATCAGTGTCAGCCTCTGAAGCTCGAGCAAACACAGCAATAGACATGAATCACTGCCTCGAACAAGAGCTTCAGACCACGTTGTCCATcttgaaaattaaaactgaggAAGTGGAAACCCAGCGGGAGAAAATCCAGATGCTCCAGAAAGAGAGATCGGAGATAAAAGCTTTGCAGGAGACCCTCACTCATATGACTGCTATCCTGtcagagagggagggagaaatgaAGTTATACCAGGAACAGATGAGAATGCTGGAAAACCAGGAAGAAGTACATAAAGCTACTCTTGATCAGTTTATTAAGGACATAACACAGAAAACCCAGAAGGTTGCAATCCAACAAGAGCAGATACgggagctggagaagcagcaagaaatgCAGAGGACCGAGGTGAGAAAGATGGGCAAAGAGTTgcaggagagagagcaggagatCAGGTTCCAGCAAGAGCAGATacaggagctggagaagcagcaagaaatgCAGAGGACTGAGGTGAGAAAGGGGAGcaagcagctggaggagagggaCCTAGAGATCAGGTCCCAGAAAGAGCAGATACaagagctggagaagcagcaagaaatgCAGATGGCTGATATGAGAAaggtgagcaagcagctggaggagagggaCCTGGAGATCAGGTCCCAGCAAGAGCAGATacaggagctggagaagcagcgAGAACTGGAGAAGATTGCTGTCAGCAAGGTGGGCATAGAGCTgcaggagagagagcaggagatCAGGTCCCAGCAAGAGCAGATACAAgagctgaagaagcagcaagaaatgtGGAGGGCTGAGATGAGaaaagtgagcaagcagctggaggagagggaCCTGGAGATCAGGTCCCAGCAAGAGCAGATacaggagctggagaagcagcaagaaatgCAGAGGATTGCTGTCGACAAGTTGAGCAAAGAGCTGGAGAAGAGGGATCAGGAGGTCAAATTccaggaagggaaaataaagatgcTAGAACAGCACGGTGCATGCCAAGTGAGAAATCTGCTTCTGGATCTTGATCATATGAAAGGAAacttgaaggagaaaaactCAGAGCTTTTATCTCTGACTCAGCAAATTCAAGAACTGGAAATGCACAGAGAAGAGGTGAAATCTCTGCAGGCAAGCCTTGAACAGCTGAGGGCAGGTCTCAGGGACAGAGAGAATGAGTGTGATTCTCAAAGGGATCAGTTAAGACTCTTGCAGCAGTACAAGGAGCAGCAAGAGGGGCAACTTCAAGAGCTTCATGGTAAAGTTGAAAAGATGGCACTTTCTTTATCTAAGAAAGATCAAGAGCTTGAgtcacaacaaaaccaaatgcagGAAGTTGAAGAAACCATGGAAATGCAGTTGAGGACTCTCCGTGACCAACTGGACCAGACCTTAGAAACCTTAAAAGGAAAGGACAGACTCATAGACATCCAAAAGCAACAAATGAGAAGCtatgaggaaaaaacagaagaaaagttgCATGTCTTACACAGAGACTTAGAATACACTAAGGCAATACTTAAAGATAAGGATGTAATGATTGAATCTCAGAATGAAGTGATTGAAACCTTCCAGAAACAGGAACAAGACTCtgaacagaagaagaaaattctgcAACACCTTGAAGTggcactgaaggaaaaagagcaagaaatttTATCCCTTAGAAAGCAATGTGAGGCAtgcaaggaaaaggaggaaaagcttGAAGCTGAGCAAACAAATCTTCAAGCTACAGAAGTGActctgaaagaaagagaaaaaaggataGGGGTTCTGGAGGAGGCTGTCTCTGAgcttcagcagcaaaaggaggaGGCAGCAATGCAGGCTAAAGCCATACTGCAAAAACTAGAACATGCAGAATCTTCTCTAGAAGCTAAAGATCAAGAGATAATGTCCTTGCAGGAGCGTGTGCAGGACCTTCAGGAGCAGAAAGAGTTAGAAAGTAAGCAGGCCAAGAGTGTAGAGCAGGATCTAGAAGAAATGAGTGGGATGTTGAACGAGAAGTGTTTGGAGTTCCTCAAGCAGACAGAGCAAATGAGCATGTTAGAGCTTCAGGgggaaaacatgaaaacagcaCTAGCATCATGGCAGAAGCAAGTGAATCTGCTTGAGGAAGTGGTGAGGAAGAGGGATGAAGACAATGAAGCTCTGAAGCAAAAACTCCAGCACCAAGAAGAGGAATTAAAGACCTTGCAGAATCTCCAGCTTAGGCTAACTGAGAGCAATGAGGCAGTTAGACATCACCGAGAGCAAGAGAAGGTCCTGGAAGAAGTCTTGTCTGAGAGGGAGCGAGAAACCAAGGCTCACGGTGAGCAAAACGAGTTAAAAAAGGAAGTAAGAGCTCTTCAGGAAGATCTCCAACATGTTCAGCAGACTCTGACCAAGAAGGATGAAGAGATAAAGTCCCAGCAAGACAGAGTCAGGAATTTAGAGGAGACTCTGACAGGAAAAGAACAAGAGCTTCAGAGGCAAAGCGAACTCCTAAAACAATTCACATCAGTTTTGCAATGGAAAGATGAAGGGGACACCCTAAAGAAACTAATCCAAAAACTCCAAAAGTGGGAGGAAGTGGAAGCAGAGAAGAAGAGAGTGCTCCAAGAGAGAGACCATTCGTTGCAAAGGCAGAAGGAGCTAACCCAGCAACTGGAAGATGAAAGGAAGGCAAAGGGGAAAGAATTGGAGCGTGTGATTGCTATTTTGAAGCAGACTGAAAGTGGAGAAATTGAATGGAAGGAGAAAGCACAAGCCCTGACTCTTGCCCTTAGGAAGTGTGAATTGGCCAATGGGACTTTGAGGAAAGAAATAGCCATCCTACAGACTGCAGTTTCAGAGAGGGACACGGACCGGTTTCATCACCAG GCTGTTACAGAAGGAGAGCAGCAATCATGGCTCTCAGAGAAGAGGCTCCTGTCGCAGCGGCTGGAACGTCTGCAGCAGCAGGTCGCAAGGCTGGAATTTGAGAAGACTGAGCTGAAGCAACTCAATGCAGAGCTCAGGAAGACTCTTGAGCAG GTGGAGTGTGAACGGAGGAGGCTGAGGAGGTTTTACCGTGATGGATCGCTGCCATCTGACAAGCACAAGATGCCAGCTTCAAAACAG GAGGAGTCTCATGCACACTGCAGTCATCAGTTAACTGAGTTGCAGAAccag GTTTCCCTTCTGCAGACACAGCTGGCACAAGAACGAAAATACAAGCAGGACTACATTGAGTGTTGTGCAAAGACCAGCCAGGAGCTGTCAGACCTTCATCAGGAGCTGTCTTACTCCTTAGCAACGGTGCTCAGGGAGCCCAAAGCTGCTGTTCTGGAGGCAGAGACTCGGAAGCTGGGTCAGTCTCTGAACCTTAGCTTGGCACTAGTACCTGTGGACCATCAGTCTCCTGGGAGACAGCTGTTGCACTCAACAGCCAGATCTGGCACAAGTGATGACCTGAGCTAA